Proteins from a genomic interval of Trichoderma breve strain T069 chromosome 2, whole genome shotgun sequence:
- a CDS encoding WSC domain-containing protein produces MKSSTLVSGAFVVAAQVYTALAGTAVRGSHDITHVIRGNLQLPSAPPVPNAVRSQGCWSSKGNMTQATAVVSTKVSSGSCTGYCSTNKFPVAALQGDECFCGFAYPPDGDQVEDTKCAFPCPAYPQEACGQIGHPGFFSVFNTGVNINPPYYEPPSSSTSSSSSSSTSTTSSGSEKSSSAASPSGPASQSAEATPTDAPSDNKKKTNVAGIAAGTVVGVVVLGGLLGAAFFTMRRRRNAEIEEEHRRNAAVNAFINGSKPPSTSGSISMTDSRLDPIMAHRRLSDGSIADNEDYSRRILRVTNA; encoded by the exons ATGAAATCGTCAACACTTGTTTCCGGCGCCTTCGTGGTCGCAGCCCAGGTGTACACGGCGCTTGCCGGAACTGCCGTGAGAGGATCTCACGATATTACTCATGTCATTCGAGGCAACCTCCAGTTGCCATCAGCACCGCCTGTGCCAAATGCCGTTCGATCACAGGGCTGCTGGAGCTCCAAGGGTAATATGACGCAAGCCACCGCCGTCGTGAGCACGAAAGTTTCATCCGGATCATGCACCGGTTATTGCTCAACAAATAAATTCCCTGTTGCCGCCCTGCAAGGCGATGAATGTTTCTGCGGATTCGCCTATCCTCCCGATGGCGATCAGGTCGAAGATACCAAATGCGCTTTCCCTTGCCCAGCCTATCCCCAGGAGGCTTGTGGCCAAATCGGACATCCAGGATTCTTTTCCGTTTTCAACACCGGTGTCAACATCAACCCTCCTTACTACGAGCCCccctcgtcatcaacatcttcttcttcatcatcttctaCTTCCACGACATCGTCTGGCTCTGAGAAGTCCTCGTCCGCAGCATCTCCTTCGGGCCCTGCCAGCCAGTCTGCGGAAGCCACCCCCACAGATGCACCGTCCGAtaacaagaagaagaccaacGTTGCTGGCATCGCTGCCGGCACTGTCGTCGGTGTTGTCGTCCTGGGTGGTCTTCTCGGAgctgccttcttcaccatGAGGCGGAGACGGAATGCCGAAATCGAAGAGGAGCATCGCCGGAATGCCGCCGTCAATGCCTTCATTAACGGCTCCAAGCCGCCCTCCACTAGCGGCAGCATTTCCATGACCGACTCTCGTCTCGACCCCATCATGGCCCACCGCAGGCTTAGTGACGGCAGTATTGCGGATAATGAGGATTACTCTCGCCGCATCTTGAGG GTCACCAACGCATGA